In Armatimonadota bacterium, the following proteins share a genomic window:
- the thiE gene encoding thiamine phosphate synthase → MVDFSLYVITSADVAGRSHEEVAAAALAGGATVLQVRDKRMSAAALYRVACRLRELTRQAGVPLIVNDRVDVALAADADGVHLGPDDLPLEAARRVLGPRRIIGASVGTVAEAIRAEREGADYLGVGPVYSTATKADAGPPVGVERVAAVVRAVGIPVVGIGGITAHNAAEVIRAGAAGVAVISAVAAAPDAVAAARALLEAVRAGRAGRAAA, encoded by the coding sequence ATGGTGGACTTCAGCCTGTACGTCATTACTTCAGCCGACGTCGCCGGCCGTTCTCACGAAGAGGTGGCCGCCGCGGCGCTGGCCGGCGGCGCCACCGTGCTGCAGGTGCGGGACAAACGGATGTCCGCCGCCGCCCTGTACCGGGTGGCATGCCGCCTGCGCGAGCTCACCCGGCAGGCGGGCGTCCCCCTGATCGTCAACGACCGCGTGGACGTGGCCCTGGCGGCCGATGCCGACGGCGTGCACCTGGGACCCGACGATCTCCCCCTGGAGGCGGCGCGCCGGGTGCTGGGGCCGCGCCGGATCATCGGCGCGTCGGTGGGAACGGTGGCCGAGGCCATCCGCGCCGAGCGGGAGGGCGCCGACTATCTGGGCGTGGGCCCGGTCTACTCCACCGCCACCAAGGCCGACGCGGGTCCGCCGGTGGGGGTGGAGCGGGTGGCGGCCGTGGTGCGGGCGGTGGGCATCCCGGTGGTGGGGATTGGAGGGATCACTGCCCACAATGCGGCGGAAGTCATCCGGGCCGGAGCCGCGGGGGTGGCAGTCATCTCGGCCGTGGCGGCCGCGCCGGATGCGGTCGCGGCCGCGCGGGCGCTGCTGGAGGCCGTGCGTGCGGGACGAGCCGGTCGCGCGGCTGCGTGA
- the thiM gene encoding hydroxyethylthiazole kinase, which produces MTGQTRDAERLRAQAADLLAALRERRPVVHHLPNLVTAADVAAAARALGAMPIMAVSPDEVEEVTASADALVVSLGTPTAERLQAIEQAVRVARRRGVPTVIDPVGAGASRLRTAAARRVVATASWPVIRANPAEAQALVGPPGRVGRPVRALRGVEASRLYTVGEMRALAAALVRAGGVAALTGPADVVADGRRVLVVHNGHPWLAAMPGAGCMATAVVGVFVAVADRADFLTAAAAGLSCFGAAAEEAACRAGGPGTLKPLLIDVLAAMTPQALAARMRVQVIPAGTAPRRRKGR; this is translated from the coding sequence GTGACCGGGCAGACGCGGGACGCTGAACGCCTGCGGGCGCAGGCCGCCGACCTGCTGGCAGCGCTGCGGGAGCGCCGGCCGGTGGTGCACCACCTCCCCAACCTGGTCACGGCCGCGGACGTGGCGGCGGCCGCCCGGGCGCTGGGGGCCATGCCGATCATGGCCGTGAGCCCGGATGAGGTGGAGGAGGTGACGGCCTCCGCCGACGCGCTGGTGGTCAGTCTGGGCACGCCGACCGCTGAGCGGTTGCAGGCCATCGAGCAGGCGGTCCGGGTGGCCCGGCGGCGCGGGGTCCCGACGGTCATCGACCCGGTGGGTGCCGGCGCGTCCCGGCTGCGCACCGCGGCCGCCCGGCGGGTGGTGGCCACGGCGTCGTGGCCGGTGATCCGGGCCAACCCGGCCGAAGCGCAGGCGCTGGTGGGACCGCCGGGGCGGGTCGGCCGTCCGGTCCGGGCGCTGAGGGGCGTGGAGGCGTCGCGGCTGTACACCGTCGGGGAGATGCGCGCGCTGGCGGCAGCGCTGGTGCGCGCGGGCGGGGTGGCCGCGCTGACGGGGCCGGCAGATGTGGTCGCGGATGGCAGGCGGGTCCTGGTGGTCCACAACGGCCACCCCTGGCTCGCGGCCATGCCGGGCGCGGGATGCATGGCGACGGCGGTGGTGGGCGTGTTCGTCGCCGTGGCCGACCGGGCCGACTTCCTCACCGCGGCCGCGGCGGGGTTGAGCTGCTTTGGAGCGGCGGCCGAGGAGGCCGCCTGTCGGGCCGGCGGCCCCGGCACGCTGAAGCCCTTGCTGATCGACGTCCTGGCGGCCATGACCCCGCAGGCGCTGGCCGCCCGGATGCGCGTGCAGGTCATTCCCGCCGGGACGGCGCCCCGGCGACGGAAGGGGCGGTGA
- the cytX gene encoding putative hydroxymethylpyrimidine transporter CytX, whose amino-acid sequence MAVEVLPRPRIQAPPAWGITPVPPQARILGFVDYLALWSSLGVGLLVLLAGTLLVPGLGLGPALGAIVVGTVVGNLLLALTGLVGSDTGVPTMVLLRPALGIRGSYLPTVLNIVQLVGWGSFEIFIMARAADGITAVLFGYRNFAVWAVLLAGFCTLLAVGGPLVVVRRWLERWAIWGVYGTTVYLTWYLLTRHDVRGLLARPGDGSLSFWLAVDLVLAMPVSWLPLVADYNRFARHTGRAFWGTYLGYLVANVWFYGLGALSVLALQTADLIPAIMSLTGGWLALVLLVVDETDNAFANIYSTAVSIQNILPAAPQRWLAVAAGAVCALVATTVDVVQYESFLFLIGAFFVPLFGVLAADYFVIRRRRYDLEALYRPAGPYWYRGGVRWPAVAAWLAGFAVYQWIVPTAIPGWTAALRFGADLLGLPFPLSARYPWLGASVPAVLVSAALYVVGAGLQGRIRGDRRDRADAGR is encoded by the coding sequence GTGGCCGTTGAGGTTCTCCCCCGCCCGCGGATCCAGGCGCCTCCCGCGTGGGGCATCACCCCGGTGCCCCCGCAGGCGCGGATCCTCGGGTTTGTGGACTACCTGGCCCTGTGGTCGAGCCTGGGAGTGGGCCTGCTGGTGCTGCTGGCCGGCACCCTGCTGGTGCCCGGGCTGGGACTGGGTCCGGCCCTGGGGGCCATCGTGGTGGGCACGGTCGTGGGCAACCTGCTCCTGGCGCTGACCGGGCTCGTGGGTAGCGACACCGGCGTGCCCACCATGGTCCTGCTGCGCCCCGCGCTGGGGATTCGCGGCTCCTACCTGCCCACGGTCCTCAACATCGTGCAGCTGGTGGGGTGGGGGTCGTTCGAGATCTTCATCATGGCCCGGGCGGCCGACGGTATCACCGCCGTCCTGTTCGGCTACCGGAACTTCGCGGTGTGGGCCGTTCTCCTGGCCGGCTTCTGCACCCTGCTGGCCGTGGGCGGCCCCCTGGTGGTGGTGCGGCGGTGGCTGGAGCGGTGGGCCATCTGGGGAGTCTACGGCACCACCGTCTACCTGACGTGGTACCTCCTCACCCGCCATGATGTGCGCGGGCTCCTGGCGCGTCCGGGAGACGGCAGCCTCTCGTTCTGGCTGGCCGTGGATCTGGTCCTGGCGATGCCGGTGTCCTGGCTGCCCCTGGTGGCCGACTACAACCGGTTCGCCCGGCACACGGGCCGGGCGTTCTGGGGGACCTACCTGGGCTACCTGGTGGCCAACGTGTGGTTTTACGGCCTGGGGGCGCTGTCGGTGCTGGCCCTGCAGACCGCGGACCTCATCCCGGCCATCATGAGCCTGACCGGCGGGTGGCTGGCCCTGGTCCTGCTGGTGGTGGACGAGACCGACAACGCCTTCGCCAACATCTACAGCACGGCCGTCAGCATCCAGAACATCCTTCCCGCCGCCCCCCAGCGCTGGCTGGCGGTGGCGGCGGGGGCGGTGTGCGCGCTGGTGGCCACCACCGTCGACGTGGTGCAGTACGAGAGCTTCCTGTTTCTCATCGGCGCGTTCTTCGTGCCCCTGTTCGGCGTTCTGGCGGCGGACTACTTTGTGATCCGCCGCCGGAGGTACGACCTGGAGGCGCTGTACCGCCCCGCCGGTCCCTACTGGTATCGGGGCGGCGTCCGCTGGCCGGCGGTGGCGGCGTGGCTGGCGGGATTCGCGGTCTACCAGTGGATCGTGCCCACCGCGATCCCGGGCTGGACCGCGGCGCTGCGCTTCGGCGCCGACCTTTTGGGGCTGCCGTTTCCCCTCAGCGCCCGCTACCCGTGGCTGGGGGCGTCGGTCCCCGCCGTCCTGGTGTCGGCAGCACTGTATGTGGTGGGGGCGGGGCTGCAGGGCCGCATCCGGGGAGATCGCCGTGACCGGGCAGACGCGGGACGCTGA
- the thiW gene encoding energy coupling factor transporter S component ThiW — protein MRTRALALAALCAALPVVLSYVPGAIPAAGAKLLPWQHMTNVLAGILLGPWYAALAATVAATLRNLLGVGTPLAFPGGIPGAVVVGLAYRYWRREWVGLLEPLGTGPVGATLGALLVAPTVMGQAIPLATLQYLFLASSIPGAILGVILVKALQRSGALRRVLAEEAPRGR, from the coding sequence ATGCGCACGCGCGCGCTGGCCCTGGCAGCCCTCTGCGCCGCCCTGCCGGTGGTGCTCTCCTACGTTCCCGGCGCCATCCCCGCCGCCGGCGCGAAACTCCTGCCCTGGCAGCACATGACCAACGTGCTGGCCGGCATCCTGCTCGGCCCGTGGTACGCGGCCCTGGCGGCCACCGTGGCCGCCACCCTGCGCAACCTGCTGGGGGTGGGGACCCCGCTGGCGTTCCCCGGCGGCATTCCCGGCGCCGTGGTGGTGGGCCTGGCCTACCGGTACTGGAGGCGGGAGTGGGTCGGCCTGCTGGAACCGCTGGGCACCGGACCTGTGGGTGCCACCCTGGGAGCCCTGCTGGTGGCCCCGACGGTCATGGGCCAGGCCATCCCGCTGGCCACGCTGCAGTACCTGTTCCTGGCCAGTTCCATTCCCGGGGCCATCCTGGGCGTGATCCTGGTCAAAGCCCTCCAGCGCAGCGGAGCCCTGCGCCGGGTGCTGGCGGAGGAAGCGCCCCGTGGCCGTTGA